The Candidatus Eisenbacteria bacterium nucleotide sequence CGAAGAGAACCTCGGACCTCATCCCCCTCTGCCATCCGCTGCCGCTCGATCTGGTGGCCGTGGATCTGGCGGTCGAGGGCTCGCTCGTCCAGATCAGGGCCGAGGTGCGCTGCCGCGCCCGAACAGGCGTGGAGATGGAGGCCCTGACCGCCGCGGCCGTGGCCGCGCTCACGGTCTACGATATGTGCAAGGCTGTCGATCGGGGGATCGTTGTGGAGGCGGTCTTTCTGGAGGAGAAGTGGGGCGGCAGGGGAGGACCCTACCGCCGCCAGGACGCGGTCTGATCACTTCGAGTCGAGCATCTTGCGCAACCCGTCGGCGAGGCCCTTGTCGATCTCGAGCAGCTTCGTGTATTGCTCCTCGGCATCGATCCTCTTTCCCATCTGCAGATAGAGCCCCCCGAGATTGAAGACGGCCATCCCGTAGGTCGGATTGGCCTCGATGGCCGCCTTCAGAACATCCACGGCCTCCTGCACTCGGCCCAGGCCACCGAGGGCGGCCGCCTTGTTGCTCATGATCATCGCCGACTTCGGAATCGACTTCAGCCCCTCGTCGTAGATCTGCACCGCGACGTCGTAGTTCTTCTGCTGGAAGGCCGACGCGCCGCCCATGA carries:
- the moaC gene encoding cyclic pyranopterin monophosphate synthase MoaC; its protein translation is MTLDPSFTHLGPSGAKMVDVTDKEITARGAVARARVRIGEKAASAIASDSIAKGKVLDVARIAGIQAAKRTSDLIPLCHPLPLDLVAVDLAVEGSLVQIRAEVRCRARTGVEMEALTAAAVAALTVYDMCKAVDRGIVVEAVFLEEKWGGRGGPYRRQDAV